The following proteins are encoded in a genomic region of Molothrus aeneus isolate 106 chromosome 14, BPBGC_Maene_1.0, whole genome shotgun sequence:
- the NEXMIF gene encoding neurite extension and migration factor isoform X1, with the protein MCRLARCTGAWSEQKEVKLMDDQQEQDCASEDQETILINGVKENESHALDADERPCSAAEAVAPFPALSAAPREGPACHRVPTAKKPCLLSPPSPLRLTDVPEHASDDSSAHAISLTSCVTKGMSSWSLPGDCEKAPFSMMEPGGMSALTGDCLMQPSRTCLGCFIESKDGIDAEPGISLKVGDINRDYDTCSVSDIGIHCMSTGETMRYGDQLLSDQLLSFPMHKSRAADKRDAEKSDSDSEDPTQKNYYEGLLLDKCNGEEPLLTNPNQEWGYFESFISESKIELLDLCSKNELSVNLFSEEDVDNYMFDDDDSTLGSDVCSLKIRYESFQDNVREKTTTLQEDAQFNFFPSVFSNCTKRDSRSTLKRGPSGATDPSQFKSEEGIIWGEEEEDGEEEDGEEEEKAALNKSCNSTEMVQYVGSKRSHFLDSVNSTEDSGEFSDDSTCTESSYDVLRDIKDCSRYLARDHSGSFIQQNYGLRAKRKVRYSDDYLYDVDSIENEKILDKKEWLPDGPKEEDDDEWCPKKRRKVSRKEPPVIIKYIIINRFKGEKHMLVKLSKVDANETTVTLNEELLSKYKKLAPLKGFWQERQQSRLDLLRSSLYHKQNFYLNGSDASFLPHPRKRKCKLANRHRIQRIKAIEQSVNKLGSCSSDHKQPCSSKEDVGLKGLPALAIATSSCANGLHVHDIAGIAVKCKPQEREHKGTERKVLRRIKFKSEARLKCKKIKAATSTAEDSPALENQDSAARLKDENSPCASDNSHLPECHEDKVAKNSPFLPSTSSSDKPLPSANITTNVPLIPGGYLQTLLDASDLSSNTGIPYFAQHPSEQQQQQQQQQHPLPSIVPPEKPFPSLQPAQSCVLSPPSESELQQSPGHLEMERGGFGSMWPASKGSERQDFPGDVPEAAGMPSEFAPGTDGLPASGYTQVNLNSGKLLYQKNYMPDSQQVQSDDSYQSCHFNNGEGRFHFQRGTLSTDDGRLISFDSVGSLSVSSSNYSSLSLKSCEKDGEDDINDDFLAHCSPKLVIQQSIDEITPLKESTDLLDISNFTPDRFRQSSLSEMSPPDTPNLSPQIAGSDAKPLGTLKGFQESPQASLNSSEKVKWNCGVLQTEDQADNGFALNNHQFQFHMFNDEDSVSLLEKSPCLSTFNEPSGQISTNSKVSKSKRKSSSSKNVGTNQSSSQKATRKKSPKTNKGTDKPQGKNSRQAPKSTRKGKNAAGVNGEKAPAVGGRVVTQLGTVATATKGVAEGTQHCGPAGVKLGKHNGLSGEWALGKEGGTGWSEASLGNATSLLDDDQREFEEPSNILSNIASGMADVQRFMMASIEPLWGPVSHNSVPDIFRSPESNSLKLKTLKILAGTSQESKKKANGGSPGAAKNHKSNNKGSSKNSKAVTCDPGRPNCSTGFTTDIHAPFFDKNYSNLSTLGNNGPTHKKLYRHKSSSKSLRDENCKIKRTDREQPHKDPPVTAAFEKLR; encoded by the exons ATGTGCAGGTTGGCCAGATGCACTGGGGCATGGAGTGAACAGAAAGAGGTTAAATTGATGgatgaccaacaagagcaggaTTGTGCCTCAGAAGACCAAGAAACTATCCTGATTAATGGGGTGAAAGAAAATG AGTCGCACGCCCTGGACGCCGATGAGAGGCCCTGCAGCGCGGCCGAGGCAGTGGCGCCGTTCCCGGCGCTGAGCGCGGCTCCCAGGGAGGGCCCCGCGTGCCACCGCGTCCCCACGGCCAAGAAGCCGTGCCTGCTGAGCCCCCCGTCACCCCTGCGCCTCACCGATGTCCCCGAGCACGCCTCGGACGACTCCTCGGCCCACGCCATCTCCCTGACGTCCTGCGTGACCAAGGGCATGAGCTCGTGGTCGCTGCCGGGCGACTGCGAGAAGGCTCCTTTCAGCATGATGGAGCCCGGGGGGATGTCGGCGCTGACGGGAGACTGCCTGATGCAGCCGAGCCGGACCTGCCTGGGCTGCTTCATTGAATCCAAGGACGGCATCGATGCGGAGCCGGGAATAAGCTTGAAAGTGGGGGATATAAATAGGGATTATGACACCTGTTCGGTCTCTGATATAGGGATTCACTGCATGAGCACAGGAGAAACCATGAGATATGGGGATCAACTGCTTTCAGACCAGCTTTTAAGCTTCCCTATGCATAAATCGAGGGCAGCGGACAAAAGAGATGCAGAGAAATCTGACAGTGATTCAGAGGACCCCACtcagaaaaattattatgaGGGATTACTATTAGACAAATGCAATGGTGAGGAACCTTTACTAACAAATCCCAACCAGGAATGGGGCTATTTTGAATCTTTCATTAGTGAAAGTAAAATTGAGCTGCTTGACCTCTGCTCCAAAAATGAGCTTTCTGTAAATCTGTTTTCTGAGGAAGACGTGGACAATTACATGTTCGATGATGACGATTCCACCTTGGGAAGTGATGTCTGCTCCCTAAAGATTAGATACGAATCTTTCCAGGACAATGTGCGGGAGAAGACCACCACGCTACAAGAGGACGCCCAGTTCAACTTCTTCCCCAGCGTGTTCAGCAACTGCACCAaaagggacagcaggagcacCCTGAAAAGGGGGCCCAGCGGTGCCACCGACCCTTCTCAATTCAAATCCGAGGAAGGCATCAtctggggggaggaggaggaggacggcGAGGAAGAGGAcggcgaggaggaggagaaagctgCCTTAAATAAATCTTGCAACAGCACAGAGATGGTGCAGTACGTGGGCTCCAAGAGGAGCCACTTCTTGGACTCGGTGAATTCCACAGAGGACTCTGGGGAGTTCAGCGACGACAGCACCTGCACGGAGTCCTCCTACGACGTGCTGCGGGACATCAAGGACTGCAGCCGGTACCTGGCCCGGGACCACTCCGGCTCCTTCATCCAGCAGAACTACGGGCTGCGGGCCAAGAGGAAAGTGCGATACAGCGACGACTACCTGTACGATGTGGACTCCATCGAGAACGAGAAGATCCTGGACAAGAAGGAGTGGCTCCCAGACGGGCCCAAGGAGGAGGACGACGACGAGTGGTGCCCCAAGAAACGGCGAAAAGTCTCTCGCAAGGAGCCCCCCGTGATCATCAAGTACATCATCATTAACAGGTTTAAAGGGGAGAAGCATATGCTGGTGAAGCTCAGCAAAGTGGATGCCAACGAGACAACTGTTACTCTGAACgaggagctgctcagcaaaTACAAGAAGCTGGCCCCACTGAAGGGCTTctggcaggagaggcagcagagccgGCTGGATTTGCTCAGATCGTCTCTCTACCACAAGCAGAATTTCTATCTTAACGGCTCAGATGCTTCGTTCCTCCCTCACCCACGGAAGCGAAAATGCAAGCTAGCAAACAGGCACCGGATTCAAAGAATTAAAGCCATCGAGCAATCAGTGAACAAGCTGGGCTCTTGCTCCTCTGATCacaagcagccctgcagcagtaAGGAGGACGTGGGCCTGAAAGGGCTGCCGGCATTAGCCATCGccacctccagctgtgccaaCGGATTGCACGTCCACGACATCGCGGGCATCGCCGTGAAATGCAAACCGCAGGAGCGGGAGCACAAGGGGACGGAGCGGAAAGTGCTCCGCAGAATCAAATTCAAAAGTGAGGCCAGGTTGAAGTGCAAGAAGATTAAAGCTGCCACCAGTACGGCAGAGGACTCCCCAGCACTGGAAAACCAGGACTCCGCAGCGCGTCTGAAGGACGAAAACAGTCCCTGTGCTTCAGACAACTCCCATCTCCCAGAGTGCCACGAGGATAAGGTTGCTAAAAATTCTCCTTTCCTACCATCCACCTCCTCTTCAGACAAGCCTCTGCCATCTGCTAATATCACCACCAATGTACCCCTGATCCCCGGAGGGTATCTGCAGACGTTGTTAGATGCTTCGGATCTGTCGAGCAACACGGGTATCCCGTACTTTGCCCAGCACCCCtccgagcagcagcagcagcagcagcagcagcagcacccgcTCCCCAGCATCGTCCCGCCGGAAAAGCCCTTCCCGTCCCTGCAGCCGGCGCAGAGCTGCGTGCTCTCCCCGCCCTCCGAGTCGGAGCTGCAGCAGTCGCCCGGCCACTTGGAGATGGAGCGGGGCGGCTTCGGCAGCATGTGGCCGGCCAGCAAGGGCAGCGAGCGCCAGGACTTCCCCGGGGATGTGCCGGAGGCGGCCGGAATGCCGAGCGAGTTCGCGCCGGGCACGGACGGCCTCCCCGCCTCTGGATACACTCAAGTCAATCTGAATAGCGGCAAATTGCTATACCAAAAAAATTACATGCCGGATAGCCAACAAGTGCAGTCTGATGATTCTTATCAGTCATGTCATTTCAATAATGGAGAGGGGCGCTTTCATTTCCAACGAGGTACACTCAGTACGGATGATGGCAGGCTCATTAGTTTTGATTCAGTGGGTTCATTGTCAGTTAGTTCTAGCAATTACAGTTCTTTAAGTTTAAAGTCTTGTGAAAAGGACGGCGAGGATGATATTAATGATGATTTCTTGGCCCACTGCAGTCCCAAGCTAGTGATCCAGCAGAGCATAGATGAAATCACCCCTTTGAAGGAGTCCACGGACCTTTTAGACATTTCCAACTTCACGCCTGATAGGTTCCGCCAGTCGTCGCTTTCGGAGATGTCCCCCCCAGACACTCCCAACCTGTCCCCACAGATAGCTGGCTCTGATGCCAAGCCTCTGGGCACCCTGAAGGGCTTTCAGGAGAGCCCCCAGGCCTCCCTCAACAGTTCCGAGAAGGTCAAGTGGAACTGTGGGGTCCTGCAGACCGAGGATCAGGCAGATAATGGGTTTGCTTTAAATAATCACCAGTTCCAGTTCCATATGTTCAACGATGAAGATTCTGTCAGCCTTCTCGAAAAGAGTCCATGCTTGTCAACATTTAATGAGCCATCTGGTCAAATTAGCACCAATAGCAAAGTGTCAAAATCGAAGAGGAAAAGTTCATCCAGCAAGAATGTGGGTACAAACCAAAGCTCTTCCCAGAAAGCCACCCggaaaaaatcacccaaaaccaacaaaggaACCGATAAGCCGCAAGGGAAAAACTCCAGGCAGGCACCCAAATCcaccaggaaagggaaaaatgcagCAGGAGTCAATGGTGAGAAGGCTCCAGCTGTTGGTGGCAGGGTGGTCACTCAGCTGGGCACCGTGGCCACGGCCACCAAGGGCGTGGCTGAGGGCACTCAGCACTGCGGCCCGGCAGGGGTGAAGCTGGGCAAGCACAACGGGCTCTCTGGAGAGTGGGcactgggaaaagaggggggCACGGGCTGGTCAGAAGCCAGCCTGGGCAATGCCACCAGCCTCCTGGACGACGACCAGAGGgagtttgaggaaccctccaACATCCTGTCCAACATCGCGTCGGGAATGGCCGATGTGCAGAGGTTTATGATGGCCTCCATTGAGCCCTTGTGGGGGCCCGTCAGCCACAACAGCGTTCCAGACATATTCCGGTCACCGGAGTCCAACAGCCTGAAACTGAAAACTCTTAAAATTTTGGCAGGGACATCCCAAGAGTCGAAGAAGAAGGCAAACGGTGGCTCGCCGGGGGCGGCGAAGAACCACAAGTCGAACAACAAGGGCTCAAGCAAAAACAGCAAAGCTGTGACCTGCGACCCCGGTCGCCCCAACTGCTCCACCGGGTTCACCACAGACATTCACGCTCCCTTTTTTGATAAAAACTATAGTAACCTGAGCACTTTAGGCAATAATGGACCTACCCATAAAAAACTCTACCGTCATAAATCCAGTTCGAAATCACTGAGGGATGAGAACTGTAAAATCAAGCGGACGGACCGCGAACAGCCCCACAAGGACCCACCCGTGACAGCTGCTTTTGAGAAACTGAGGTAA
- the NEXMIF gene encoding neurite extension and migration factor isoform X2, translating to MDDQQEQDCASEDQETILINGVKENESHALDADERPCSAAEAVAPFPALSAAPREGPACHRVPTAKKPCLLSPPSPLRLTDVPEHASDDSSAHAISLTSCVTKGMSSWSLPGDCEKAPFSMMEPGGMSALTGDCLMQPSRTCLGCFIESKDGIDAEPGISLKVGDINRDYDTCSVSDIGIHCMSTGETMRYGDQLLSDQLLSFPMHKSRAADKRDAEKSDSDSEDPTQKNYYEGLLLDKCNGEEPLLTNPNQEWGYFESFISESKIELLDLCSKNELSVNLFSEEDVDNYMFDDDDSTLGSDVCSLKIRYESFQDNVREKTTTLQEDAQFNFFPSVFSNCTKRDSRSTLKRGPSGATDPSQFKSEEGIIWGEEEEDGEEEDGEEEEKAALNKSCNSTEMVQYVGSKRSHFLDSVNSTEDSGEFSDDSTCTESSYDVLRDIKDCSRYLARDHSGSFIQQNYGLRAKRKVRYSDDYLYDVDSIENEKILDKKEWLPDGPKEEDDDEWCPKKRRKVSRKEPPVIIKYIIINRFKGEKHMLVKLSKVDANETTVTLNEELLSKYKKLAPLKGFWQERQQSRLDLLRSSLYHKQNFYLNGSDASFLPHPRKRKCKLANRHRIQRIKAIEQSVNKLGSCSSDHKQPCSSKEDVGLKGLPALAIATSSCANGLHVHDIAGIAVKCKPQEREHKGTERKVLRRIKFKSEARLKCKKIKAATSTAEDSPALENQDSAARLKDENSPCASDNSHLPECHEDKVAKNSPFLPSTSSSDKPLPSANITTNVPLIPGGYLQTLLDASDLSSNTGIPYFAQHPSEQQQQQQQQQHPLPSIVPPEKPFPSLQPAQSCVLSPPSESELQQSPGHLEMERGGFGSMWPASKGSERQDFPGDVPEAAGMPSEFAPGTDGLPASGYTQVNLNSGKLLYQKNYMPDSQQVQSDDSYQSCHFNNGEGRFHFQRGTLSTDDGRLISFDSVGSLSVSSSNYSSLSLKSCEKDGEDDINDDFLAHCSPKLVIQQSIDEITPLKESTDLLDISNFTPDRFRQSSLSEMSPPDTPNLSPQIAGSDAKPLGTLKGFQESPQASLNSSEKVKWNCGVLQTEDQADNGFALNNHQFQFHMFNDEDSVSLLEKSPCLSTFNEPSGQISTNSKVSKSKRKSSSSKNVGTNQSSSQKATRKKSPKTNKGTDKPQGKNSRQAPKSTRKGKNAAGVNGEKAPAVGGRVVTQLGTVATATKGVAEGTQHCGPAGVKLGKHNGLSGEWALGKEGGTGWSEASLGNATSLLDDDQREFEEPSNILSNIASGMADVQRFMMASIEPLWGPVSHNSVPDIFRSPESNSLKLKTLKILAGTSQESKKKANGGSPGAAKNHKSNNKGSSKNSKAVTCDPGRPNCSTGFTTDIHAPFFDKNYSNLSTLGNNGPTHKKLYRHKSSSKSLRDENCKIKRTDREQPHKDPPVTAAFEKLR from the exons ATGgatgaccaacaagagcaggaTTGTGCCTCAGAAGACCAAGAAACTATCCTGATTAATGGGGTGAAAGAAAATG AGTCGCACGCCCTGGACGCCGATGAGAGGCCCTGCAGCGCGGCCGAGGCAGTGGCGCCGTTCCCGGCGCTGAGCGCGGCTCCCAGGGAGGGCCCCGCGTGCCACCGCGTCCCCACGGCCAAGAAGCCGTGCCTGCTGAGCCCCCCGTCACCCCTGCGCCTCACCGATGTCCCCGAGCACGCCTCGGACGACTCCTCGGCCCACGCCATCTCCCTGACGTCCTGCGTGACCAAGGGCATGAGCTCGTGGTCGCTGCCGGGCGACTGCGAGAAGGCTCCTTTCAGCATGATGGAGCCCGGGGGGATGTCGGCGCTGACGGGAGACTGCCTGATGCAGCCGAGCCGGACCTGCCTGGGCTGCTTCATTGAATCCAAGGACGGCATCGATGCGGAGCCGGGAATAAGCTTGAAAGTGGGGGATATAAATAGGGATTATGACACCTGTTCGGTCTCTGATATAGGGATTCACTGCATGAGCACAGGAGAAACCATGAGATATGGGGATCAACTGCTTTCAGACCAGCTTTTAAGCTTCCCTATGCATAAATCGAGGGCAGCGGACAAAAGAGATGCAGAGAAATCTGACAGTGATTCAGAGGACCCCACtcagaaaaattattatgaGGGATTACTATTAGACAAATGCAATGGTGAGGAACCTTTACTAACAAATCCCAACCAGGAATGGGGCTATTTTGAATCTTTCATTAGTGAAAGTAAAATTGAGCTGCTTGACCTCTGCTCCAAAAATGAGCTTTCTGTAAATCTGTTTTCTGAGGAAGACGTGGACAATTACATGTTCGATGATGACGATTCCACCTTGGGAAGTGATGTCTGCTCCCTAAAGATTAGATACGAATCTTTCCAGGACAATGTGCGGGAGAAGACCACCACGCTACAAGAGGACGCCCAGTTCAACTTCTTCCCCAGCGTGTTCAGCAACTGCACCAaaagggacagcaggagcacCCTGAAAAGGGGGCCCAGCGGTGCCACCGACCCTTCTCAATTCAAATCCGAGGAAGGCATCAtctggggggaggaggaggaggacggcGAGGAAGAGGAcggcgaggaggaggagaaagctgCCTTAAATAAATCTTGCAACAGCACAGAGATGGTGCAGTACGTGGGCTCCAAGAGGAGCCACTTCTTGGACTCGGTGAATTCCACAGAGGACTCTGGGGAGTTCAGCGACGACAGCACCTGCACGGAGTCCTCCTACGACGTGCTGCGGGACATCAAGGACTGCAGCCGGTACCTGGCCCGGGACCACTCCGGCTCCTTCATCCAGCAGAACTACGGGCTGCGGGCCAAGAGGAAAGTGCGATACAGCGACGACTACCTGTACGATGTGGACTCCATCGAGAACGAGAAGATCCTGGACAAGAAGGAGTGGCTCCCAGACGGGCCCAAGGAGGAGGACGACGACGAGTGGTGCCCCAAGAAACGGCGAAAAGTCTCTCGCAAGGAGCCCCCCGTGATCATCAAGTACATCATCATTAACAGGTTTAAAGGGGAGAAGCATATGCTGGTGAAGCTCAGCAAAGTGGATGCCAACGAGACAACTGTTACTCTGAACgaggagctgctcagcaaaTACAAGAAGCTGGCCCCACTGAAGGGCTTctggcaggagaggcagcagagccgGCTGGATTTGCTCAGATCGTCTCTCTACCACAAGCAGAATTTCTATCTTAACGGCTCAGATGCTTCGTTCCTCCCTCACCCACGGAAGCGAAAATGCAAGCTAGCAAACAGGCACCGGATTCAAAGAATTAAAGCCATCGAGCAATCAGTGAACAAGCTGGGCTCTTGCTCCTCTGATCacaagcagccctgcagcagtaAGGAGGACGTGGGCCTGAAAGGGCTGCCGGCATTAGCCATCGccacctccagctgtgccaaCGGATTGCACGTCCACGACATCGCGGGCATCGCCGTGAAATGCAAACCGCAGGAGCGGGAGCACAAGGGGACGGAGCGGAAAGTGCTCCGCAGAATCAAATTCAAAAGTGAGGCCAGGTTGAAGTGCAAGAAGATTAAAGCTGCCACCAGTACGGCAGAGGACTCCCCAGCACTGGAAAACCAGGACTCCGCAGCGCGTCTGAAGGACGAAAACAGTCCCTGTGCTTCAGACAACTCCCATCTCCCAGAGTGCCACGAGGATAAGGTTGCTAAAAATTCTCCTTTCCTACCATCCACCTCCTCTTCAGACAAGCCTCTGCCATCTGCTAATATCACCACCAATGTACCCCTGATCCCCGGAGGGTATCTGCAGACGTTGTTAGATGCTTCGGATCTGTCGAGCAACACGGGTATCCCGTACTTTGCCCAGCACCCCtccgagcagcagcagcagcagcagcagcagcagcacccgcTCCCCAGCATCGTCCCGCCGGAAAAGCCCTTCCCGTCCCTGCAGCCGGCGCAGAGCTGCGTGCTCTCCCCGCCCTCCGAGTCGGAGCTGCAGCAGTCGCCCGGCCACTTGGAGATGGAGCGGGGCGGCTTCGGCAGCATGTGGCCGGCCAGCAAGGGCAGCGAGCGCCAGGACTTCCCCGGGGATGTGCCGGAGGCGGCCGGAATGCCGAGCGAGTTCGCGCCGGGCACGGACGGCCTCCCCGCCTCTGGATACACTCAAGTCAATCTGAATAGCGGCAAATTGCTATACCAAAAAAATTACATGCCGGATAGCCAACAAGTGCAGTCTGATGATTCTTATCAGTCATGTCATTTCAATAATGGAGAGGGGCGCTTTCATTTCCAACGAGGTACACTCAGTACGGATGATGGCAGGCTCATTAGTTTTGATTCAGTGGGTTCATTGTCAGTTAGTTCTAGCAATTACAGTTCTTTAAGTTTAAAGTCTTGTGAAAAGGACGGCGAGGATGATATTAATGATGATTTCTTGGCCCACTGCAGTCCCAAGCTAGTGATCCAGCAGAGCATAGATGAAATCACCCCTTTGAAGGAGTCCACGGACCTTTTAGACATTTCCAACTTCACGCCTGATAGGTTCCGCCAGTCGTCGCTTTCGGAGATGTCCCCCCCAGACACTCCCAACCTGTCCCCACAGATAGCTGGCTCTGATGCCAAGCCTCTGGGCACCCTGAAGGGCTTTCAGGAGAGCCCCCAGGCCTCCCTCAACAGTTCCGAGAAGGTCAAGTGGAACTGTGGGGTCCTGCAGACCGAGGATCAGGCAGATAATGGGTTTGCTTTAAATAATCACCAGTTCCAGTTCCATATGTTCAACGATGAAGATTCTGTCAGCCTTCTCGAAAAGAGTCCATGCTTGTCAACATTTAATGAGCCATCTGGTCAAATTAGCACCAATAGCAAAGTGTCAAAATCGAAGAGGAAAAGTTCATCCAGCAAGAATGTGGGTACAAACCAAAGCTCTTCCCAGAAAGCCACCCggaaaaaatcacccaaaaccaacaaaggaACCGATAAGCCGCAAGGGAAAAACTCCAGGCAGGCACCCAAATCcaccaggaaagggaaaaatgcagCAGGAGTCAATGGTGAGAAGGCTCCAGCTGTTGGTGGCAGGGTGGTCACTCAGCTGGGCACCGTGGCCACGGCCACCAAGGGCGTGGCTGAGGGCACTCAGCACTGCGGCCCGGCAGGGGTGAAGCTGGGCAAGCACAACGGGCTCTCTGGAGAGTGGGcactgggaaaagaggggggCACGGGCTGGTCAGAAGCCAGCCTGGGCAATGCCACCAGCCTCCTGGACGACGACCAGAGGgagtttgaggaaccctccaACATCCTGTCCAACATCGCGTCGGGAATGGCCGATGTGCAGAGGTTTATGATGGCCTCCATTGAGCCCTTGTGGGGGCCCGTCAGCCACAACAGCGTTCCAGACATATTCCGGTCACCGGAGTCCAACAGCCTGAAACTGAAAACTCTTAAAATTTTGGCAGGGACATCCCAAGAGTCGAAGAAGAAGGCAAACGGTGGCTCGCCGGGGGCGGCGAAGAACCACAAGTCGAACAACAAGGGCTCAAGCAAAAACAGCAAAGCTGTGACCTGCGACCCCGGTCGCCCCAACTGCTCCACCGGGTTCACCACAGACATTCACGCTCCCTTTTTTGATAAAAACTATAGTAACCTGAGCACTTTAGGCAATAATGGACCTACCCATAAAAAACTCTACCGTCATAAATCCAGTTCGAAATCACTGAGGGATGAGAACTGTAAAATCAAGCGGACGGACCGCGAACAGCCCCACAAGGACCCACCCGTGACAGCTGCTTTTGAGAAACTGAGGTAA